From Gimesia panareensis, the proteins below share one genomic window:
- a CDS encoding FxsA family protein — protein sequence MLLRLFLLFTLIPLAELWLLLWFSSLTSPAVTFGLVVVTGILGATLARKQGAQAWKKIQTNLVQGQQPTGVVLDGVMILIAGAFLITPGIMTDMLGFALLIPRVRDLLKVHLGEWIRKRALMQVQSQTSFHSSHAGFQDFGGSHTTVKEEDIIDVEFVRKESSETD from the coding sequence GTGCTGCTACGCCTGTTTCTGTTATTCACGCTGATCCCCCTGGCCGAGCTCTGGCTGCTGCTCTGGTTCAGTTCGCTGACCAGTCCTGCGGTCACGTTCGGTCTGGTGGTGGTGACGGGGATTCTGGGCGCGACCCTCGCGCGGAAACAGGGAGCGCAGGCCTGGAAGAAGATTCAGACGAACCTCGTGCAGGGACAACAGCCTACCGGCGTCGTGCTGGACGGCGTGATGATTCTGATCGCGGGAGCGTTTCTGATCACCCCTGGCATCATGACAGACATGCTCGGATTCGCATTACTCATTCCCCGCGTCCGCGATCTGCTAAAGGTCCATCTCGGGGAATGGATCCGGAAACGAGCCCTGATGCAAGTTCAGAGCCAGACGAGCTTTCATTCGAGCCACGCCGGCTTCCAGGACTTTGGCGGCTCTCACACCACGGTCAAAGAAGAAGATATCATCGATGTCGAGTTCGTTCGTAAAGAATCTTCAGAAACAGATTGA
- a CDS encoding DUF1559 domain-containing protein, giving the protein MKCALYSIRHRSRLSLFLPAVVLICCLFSSLQLRAEDNETAIREPFRLDLVPEEALGVIAFRPAQLLAEPVIKPIRELLLKDQPHNFREGSLGLMPTDVKAVTMIFLFQEPGESGRTPFKNVFLIETIEKLNQAQMKQLFSKSPLVETEFQGKTLLTKGSNDGDTLVFLDEDSFLISDRSSGVKTIIDQLQNRDNRVWSKRLAPVATASVAGGINMQALRSRLGEALIQPLTQRIPAWPMIAPIWQNTEIATLGITLQKGLSLELLFEQNNNSEQLKQSLEGLLLLGKNMIRQFQTTREKLNRPLRPEEVSYLKRLEQVFTETQVTQDNSRVTFKSVFKQDLLSQMVDLTIPAILQARAAARRSVSKNNIKHIMLALHNYHDRYHHFPPAVVMGPDGKTPHSWRVELLPYLDQQALYDKYRMNEPWDSEHNLKIAETVVPVFSHPNSDKPANSCYFAVTGDGTAFGNKQGVSFKDITDGTSNTIAIVEAKRDIPWTKPEDIHFDGKKLPKFGGFSENPPVNGQPAIGVYYVGSCDGRARMIMDNIDEELLKTLLTIADGKPDQ; this is encoded by the coding sequence ATGAAGTGCGCTCTCTATTCCATTCGGCACCGTTCCCGTCTGTCTCTCTTCCTGCCTGCTGTGGTGCTGATCTGTTGTCTGTTTTCCTCTCTTCAGCTAAGGGCAGAAGATAACGAGACGGCAATACGGGAGCCTTTCCGCCTGGACCTGGTGCCGGAAGAGGCCCTGGGGGTGATTGCATTTCGCCCTGCCCAGCTATTGGCGGAACCTGTGATCAAACCGATTCGAGAACTGCTGCTCAAAGACCAGCCCCATAATTTCAGAGAGGGATCCCTGGGATTGATGCCCACCGATGTCAAAGCAGTCACGATGATCTTTTTATTCCAGGAACCGGGGGAGAGCGGTCGCACTCCCTTCAAGAATGTGTTTCTAATTGAGACGATTGAGAAACTGAACCAGGCGCAGATGAAGCAGCTGTTCTCGAAGTCCCCGCTGGTGGAAACAGAATTCCAGGGAAAAACACTGCTGACCAAGGGATCGAACGATGGAGATACACTCGTTTTTCTGGATGAAGATTCGTTTCTCATTTCGGACAGGTCCAGTGGAGTCAAAACAATCATTGACCAGTTGCAGAATCGGGACAATCGGGTCTGGAGCAAACGGCTGGCGCCCGTCGCGACCGCCTCAGTAGCAGGGGGCATTAACATGCAGGCCCTGCGGAGTCGGCTGGGAGAAGCCTTGATCCAACCGCTGACCCAGCGCATACCCGCCTGGCCGATGATCGCTCCTATCTGGCAGAACACGGAAATCGCCACACTCGGCATTACGTTGCAAAAAGGTCTTTCCCTGGAACTGCTCTTCGAGCAGAACAACAACAGCGAACAGCTCAAGCAGTCTCTCGAGGGTCTGCTACTGCTGGGGAAAAATATGATCCGTCAGTTTCAGACCACACGTGAGAAATTGAATCGCCCCCTGCGACCGGAAGAAGTATCCTATCTCAAACGGTTAGAGCAAGTCTTTACGGAGACACAGGTCACCCAGGACAACTCTCGAGTGACGTTTAAGAGCGTATTCAAGCAGGACCTGCTCAGCCAGATGGTGGATCTGACGATTCCCGCAATTCTCCAGGCCCGTGCAGCGGCCCGTCGCTCCGTTTCGAAGAACAACATCAAGCATATCATGCTGGCGCTGCACAATTACCACGATCGATATCACCACTTTCCTCCTGCAGTCGTGATGGGACCGGACGGAAAGACGCCCCACAGCTGGCGGGTGGAACTGCTGCCCTATCTTGATCAGCAGGCGCTGTATGACAAATACCGGATGAATGAGCCCTGGGACAGCGAGCATAATCTTAAGATCGCCGAGACTGTGGTTCCGGTTTTCAGTCATCCGAATTCCGATAAACCAGCAAACAGCTGCTACTTTGCGGTTACAGGCGACGGCACAGCATTTGGAAATAAACAGGGCGTGTCTTTCAAAGATATCACAGACGGCACTTCGAATACGATTGCGATCGTCGAAGCGAAACGGGACATCCCGTGGACCAAACCGGAAGATATTCATTTCGACGGCAAGAAGCTACCGAAGTTCGGCGGATTTTCCGAGAACCCACCCGTCAACGGGCAACCTGCGATCGGCGTTTATTATGTCGGTTCGTGCGATGGTCGAGCCCGAATGATTATGGACAACATTGATGAAGAGCTTCTTAAGACCCTGCTGACCATTGCGGATGGGAAACCGGATCAGTAA
- a CDS encoding IS5 family transposase (programmed frameshift), whose amino-acid sequence MTRVSRPATGRNITGSRTEPKPQLSDEQWLLIKDLFPEPPVNAAGGRPRVAPRECLEGILWVLRTGARWKDLPTFLPSPSTCWRRFKEWTEDGVFLEAWQRLLEHLDRRKLVVWSEAFGDGTFCPAKKGAPDVGKTKRGKGTKLMLLVDGNGLPLALDRASASPAEVKLIESLLDQRVLPRDPDRLIYDRAADSDPLRTELAERQIELICPHRKNRVKPATQDGRALRRYRRRWKVERTISWLFNFRRLVIRYERYSHLFLGFAQLACVFTLLNKL is encoded by the exons ATGACCCGCGTGTCACGACCTGCCACAGGTCGCAACATTACCGGGTCCAGGACGGAACCAAAACCACAACTCTCGGACGAGCAATGGCTTCTGATCAAAGATCTGTTTCCAGAACCACCGGTAAACGCAGCCGGAGGGCGGCCCAGAGTGGCTCCCCGCGAGTGCCTCGAAGGAATCCTTTGGGTATTAAGGACCGGTGCCCGATGGAAAGATTTACCAACATTTTTACCATCTCCCAGCACCTGCTGGCGGCGTTTCAAGGAATGGACCGAAGACGGTGTCTTCCTGGAAGCGTGGCAGCGATTGCTCGAACACTTAGACCGCCGGAAGCTGGTTGTCTGGTCGGAAGCATTCGGGGATGGCACATTCTGCCCCGCAAAAAAAGGGGCGC CCGATGTCGGAAAGACAAAACGGGGAAAGGGAACCAAGCTTATGCTGCTGGTCGACGGAAACGGGCTCCCTCTCGCTTTGGATCGTGCCAGTGCCTCTCCGGCAGAGGTGAAGCTGATTGAATCCCTGCTGGACCAGCGAGTTTTGCCACGCGACCCCGATCGCCTGATTTATGATCGTGCGGCCGACAGCGATCCCCTGCGCACAGAGCTGGCGGAACGGCAGATAGAGCTGATCTGTCCGCATCGCAAGAACCGTGTGAAACCAGCGACGCAAGACGGGCGTGCTCTGCGGCGATATCGACGCCGCTGGAAAGTCGAACGCACCATCAGCTGGCTGTTCAACTTTCGTCGTCTGGTAATACGATATGAACGATACAGTCATTTGTTTTTAGGATTCGCACAACTCGCGTGCGTGTTCACCTTACTTAATAAGTTATGA
- a CDS encoding sialate O-acetylesterase, which produces MLKLRRFALLFVTSFVLLSLLPEVRADVRLPHIFGDHMVLQRGQEIPVWGWADAGEKITVKLKDDSVETTADDQGKWMVKLPAQVMGDPVTLTVTGKNTVTFKDVLLGEVWLCSGQSNMEWPVSRSNDFENEQAAANYPLIRHIKIPRIPKGFPQDDVTAEWTVCSPETVGGYTAAGYFFGRRLHKELNVPIGLVNSSWGGTRIEPWTPPVGFEKVSALAAIFKQVQLTNPATGEYKSALEGYLQRLDAWTKEAKVALNAETPLQPSPAYPTAIQPLTSHTSPTTLYNGMIHPLVPYAMRGAIWYQGESNHVEGMLYYEKMKALIGGWRDVWKQGEFPFLYVQIAPYHYGNESPTILPLLWEAQNKALDIPGTGQVVIHDIGNLKDIHPKNKQDVGARLALIALAQTYGQKDLVYSGPVFKSLKQEGNKLRVTFDHVGSGLVSRDGKPLSWFEIIGKETDFVPADAVIEGDSVVLSSPKVKEAAAMRFGWHKLAEPNLANKEGLPAAPFRAGEVPKRDWLSLKVDEAKDYQLIYDLDLKNLGRDIKYTQDASGSFTQPFNRIAYFLELQKVGEETKYVYVSMDAFTDNLKMIGVPTLESKAFFQTKVANLNVVSNFAGIATGTGLTGGNIEFWPGNYGPTNSANIPNASASLWDFGDEPSEPAAGYGCMQVHNYEAKQTIFAINQWNSGPNADLGIGNSTGRTRDWTFMSNASQYDVKRLRVLVRPE; this is translated from the coding sequence ATGCTGAAACTGCGCCGATTTGCTCTGCTGTTTGTGACCTCGTTTGTGCTCCTCTCCCTGCTTCCGGAAGTACGGGCGGATGTCCGACTGCCACATATCTTTGGGGACCATATGGTGCTGCAGCGGGGACAGGAGATTCCGGTTTGGGGCTGGGCGGATGCGGGTGAGAAGATCACCGTCAAACTGAAGGATGACAGCGTCGAGACCACCGCCGACGACCAGGGCAAGTGGATGGTGAAGCTGCCCGCCCAGGTGATGGGCGATCCCGTGACACTCACCGTGACGGGCAAGAACACCGTGACTTTCAAAGACGTGCTGCTGGGCGAAGTCTGGCTCTGCTCGGGGCAGTCGAACATGGAATGGCCGGTCTCGCGGAGCAATGATTTTGAAAATGAGCAGGCGGCTGCCAATTATCCGCTGATTCGGCATATCAAGATTCCACGGATTCCCAAAGGGTTTCCGCAGGATGATGTCACGGCTGAGTGGACCGTCTGTTCCCCCGAGACGGTGGGCGGCTATACGGCGGCGGGCTACTTTTTCGGACGCAGACTGCACAAGGAACTGAATGTGCCGATCGGGCTGGTCAATTCTTCCTGGGGCGGAACCCGCATTGAACCGTGGACACCTCCCGTCGGATTTGAAAAGGTGTCTGCGCTGGCAGCGATCTTTAAACAAGTCCAGCTGACCAATCCGGCGACTGGGGAATACAAGTCGGCCCTGGAAGGCTATCTGCAGCGACTGGATGCCTGGACGAAAGAGGCGAAAGTCGCCTTGAATGCAGAGACACCGCTGCAGCCGTCCCCCGCGTATCCTACGGCCATTCAGCCGCTGACGAGTCATACCTCGCCAACCACGCTGTATAACGGCATGATTCATCCGCTGGTCCCTTACGCGATGCGCGGGGCCATCTGGTACCAGGGGGAATCCAACCATGTCGAAGGGATGCTGTATTATGAAAAAATGAAGGCACTGATCGGCGGCTGGCGGGATGTCTGGAAGCAGGGCGAATTTCCCTTCCTGTACGTGCAGATCGCCCCTTATCATTATGGCAACGAATCGCCGACCATCCTGCCGCTGTTGTGGGAGGCCCAGAACAAGGCACTGGACATTCCCGGTACCGGTCAGGTCGTGATTCACGATATCGGTAATTTGAAGGACATTCACCCCAAAAACAAACAGGATGTCGGCGCGCGGCTGGCGCTGATCGCGCTGGCACAGACTTATGGTCAGAAAGACCTCGTCTATTCAGGACCGGTCTTTAAATCGCTCAAGCAGGAAGGCAACAAGCTGCGGGTCACCTTCGACCATGTGGGCAGCGGACTGGTCTCCCGTGACGGGAAGCCGTTGAGCTGGTTCGAAATCATCGGCAAAGAGACTGACTTCGTGCCCGCAGATGCAGTGATCGAGGGGGACTCGGTCGTACTCTCCTCCCCCAAGGTCAAAGAGGCGGCTGCCATGCGGTTTGGCTGGCACAAACTGGCCGAACCGAACCTGGCCAATAAAGAAGGCCTGCCCGCCGCTCCGTTCCGTGCCGGCGAAGTTCCGAAACGGGACTGGCTCTCGCTGAAGGTGGACGAAGCCAAAGATTATCAACTGATCTACGACCTCGATCTGAAGAACCTGGGTCGCGACATCAAATACACGCAGGATGCAAGCGGGAGCTTTACACAACCGTTCAACCGGATTGCTTATTTCCTGGAGCTGCAGAAAGTCGGCGAAGAGACAAAGTATGTCTATGTCTCGATGGACGCGTTTACCGACAATCTCAAGATGATCGGCGTGCCGACGCTGGAGAGCAAAGCGTTTTTCCAGACGAAGGTCGCGAATCTGAATGTAGTTTCGAATTTCGCCGGCATCGCGACAGGGACGGGACTGACAGGAGGGAACATCGAGTTCTGGCCTGGCAATTACGGCCCCACGAATTCGGCCAATATCCCGAACGCGAGTGCCAGCCTGTGGGACTTCGGCGATGAACCCTCTGAGCCCGCAGCCGGCTACGGCTGCATGCAGGTGCATAACTATGAGGCGAAACAGACGATCTTCGCCATCAACCAGTGGAACAGCGGTCCCAACGCAGACCTGGGCATTGGCAACAGCACCGGTCGCACTCGCGACTGGACGTTCATGTCGAATGCGTCACAGTACGATGTGAAGCGGTTGCGGGTGCTGGTGCGGCCGGAGTAG
- a CDS encoding outer membrane protein assembly factor BamB family protein, producing the protein MSASHLRCLFSAVCLLALVLSASTRAVADEPYWNQFRGPHADGTSEATGLPTTWSEKENIVWKTAIHGRAWSSPVVWKDQVWVTTSTKDGKELGVVCVDFNTGKILIDKKIFDVEKPQYIDPSNSHASSTPIIEDGRIYVHYGAYGTACLDTRNGAILWERRDYPCNHWRGAGSSPIIYQNLLILQYDGYDYQYIVALDKATGKEVWKKDRDIDYGTKNGDFKKAFATPRIIEYDGRVQLISPAAKATLSYNPLTGEEYWKFYYPQHSAANRPLFDGEKIYVGTGFGKAHLYAVNPGGKGDVTKSHVKWIEQKGIPSKPSQLLVDGLIFMIDDKGIASCLEAESGKLVWKERMDRSSFSASPIYADGKIYAPDREGVTRVFVPGREYKELASNKLDEGCVASLAVAGKSLILRTEHFLYRIEDSSAGK; encoded by the coding sequence ATGTCTGCGTCCCACTTACGATGTCTGTTTTCCGCTGTCTGTCTGCTGGCGCTGGTTTTGTCTGCGTCCACACGTGCTGTTGCTGACGAACCTTACTGGAACCAGTTCCGGGGACCGCACGCAGACGGCACTTCAGAGGCAACTGGCCTCCCCACGACCTGGAGCGAAAAAGAGAACATCGTCTGGAAGACCGCGATTCACGGTCGGGCCTGGTCGTCGCCGGTGGTCTGGAAAGATCAGGTGTGGGTGACCACTTCAACCAAAGACGGCAAAGAACTGGGTGTGGTCTGCGTCGATTTCAACACGGGGAAGATTCTGATCGACAAGAAAATCTTCGACGTGGAAAAGCCGCAGTATATTGATCCGAGTAACTCGCATGCTTCGAGCACCCCGATCATCGAAGACGGCCGGATCTATGTGCACTATGGTGCTTACGGAACCGCCTGCCTGGATACCAGAAACGGAGCTATCCTCTGGGAACGTCGCGATTATCCCTGCAACCACTGGCGCGGCGCGGGATCGTCGCCGATCATCTACCAGAATCTGCTGATCCTGCAGTACGACGGTTACGATTACCAGTACATCGTCGCGCTGGATAAAGCGACCGGTAAAGAGGTCTGGAAGAAAGACCGCGACATTGATTACGGCACCAAGAACGGCGACTTTAAAAAAGCGTTCGCCACGCCGCGAATTATTGAATACGATGGTCGCGTGCAGCTGATCAGCCCGGCGGCCAAAGCGACGCTGTCTTACAATCCATTGACGGGAGAAGAGTACTGGAAATTTTATTATCCCCAGCACTCCGCTGCGAACCGTCCCCTGTTTGACGGCGAGAAAATCTACGTCGGCACCGGTTTCGGAAAAGCGCACCTGTATGCAGTCAATCCGGGTGGCAAGGGAGACGTCACCAAGTCGCACGTGAAATGGATCGAGCAGAAAGGGATTCCTTCCAAGCCGTCCCAGCTGCTGGTAGACGGCCTGATTTTCATGATCGACGACAAGGGGATCGCTTCGTGCCTGGAAGCAGAATCCGGCAAACTGGTCTGGAAAGAGCGGATGGACCGCAGTTCGTTTTCCGCATCGCCCATTTATGCAGACGGCAAGATCTACGCCCCGGATCGCGAAGGGGTGACGCGGGTGTTTGTTCCCGGCCGGGAATACAAGGAACTGGCGTCGAACAAGCTGGACGAAGGCTGTGTGGCTTCACTGGCGGTG